A window of the Gossypium hirsutum isolate 1008001.06 chromosome A05, Gossypium_hirsutum_v2.1, whole genome shotgun sequence genome harbors these coding sequences:
- the LOC107914098 gene encoding uncharacterized protein isoform X1, with protein MDFHGMKRKVLQGLCKKHGVPANLTNREMADRLTSIFKENEDPVSLEESSSIPEEICSENEAKIVKKQLKKVRFSSDNETIEYEVSVYQQRRGRSRRQTLSKNPAQVLENVPDSEDSRNSEGCQVRVTRSRVQNAVEEAVHMAPSPPVGRKRGRVGKKGKDAEEVVSDSEGLELGQKEDVKNGHDKVTGGLRGRQLRSRKNVSQEGSKKIRDGKEGDEVHLLDDNSEGKNGPKQQSTRNSRKGDQSVAFSSEVEKVEVGSRVTRQSSAQSKDVASMVEKEVKIVGIKEGYEAEKPVRRSKRNSEKDFATSVKSDTQVTEVREHSEKDNALVEHPECSRRYSSRRKAVVSQSGKGGNKEEFLKEETRKRSRSAELEAIVEESSEVEKVKCVVTSQQQAPSRRSRRKTVALTAPAADLAPAVGKGSTEELDAIIEDSSEVEGAKYAATSQQEAHSRRSRRKTVALTDLASDLASVGGKGSTEELDAIVEDSSEVERAKYAATSQQAAPSRRGRRKTVVLTAPAVDLVNKEDIGRTEQLEAPVVGKGTTEELDAIVEDSSEVERAKYAATSQQEAPSRRGRRKTVVLTAPAADLANKEDIGRTEQLEAPLVGKGTTEELDAIVEDSSEVERAKGALSSQQEAPLRRNRRKTVILTAPVADLANKEDIGRTEQLEAPLVGTTEELDAIVEDSSEVERAKGALSSQQDAPSRRNRRKTVILTAPAADLANKEDTEQLKAPLQGKGTTEELDAIVQDRSEVERAKSAITSEHQSPLRKNRRKTVILTAPAAELPIREDISRMEQLRSPHLEKVSTEEIPRKSSRNSSRHSIPGTSKEDQIAVAENDDQGVKQQTQERNQEEEKTSVLKHHAVTQKPQRSSSLITSTSASVTPPNQTAEGIEKKLPSKSGMVIVEEEAAIVESLPSPGELSEDAGNRNNLDLDVSKQVVKNGDACSNWVKPLPVEFESNVINMDSSDAPPIAGLPFGVKRDLIGATSTFLHSEKELTVLPGGENTNFESDVSADDSRIPFGEAQIRDKLKADVINLNKFGESSGRKSEQEDCVTQAEEMIATDVSNTEGIPYIVSSVEAAENQVSSAQSHFATAETDAQKIFDIQQSTYSNIVAPGTPSGPAPGNQFEGKCQAEAADTAGKEMSYQERSEDPDAGNEPCVHESVLMYEENNELVKNDEEIRIHDGSFESNSSPSLNRTGAVDNSNLVESRMVDFESSGSKMVCPEITSLADIFSSGGQEDHAGKPSRIEVENLLETRELSETQELSENMNINYNMDAEGMRTPVAEDQIKGKLENANTIIADSVEEVIFNDLLNELGQSIGLKSESEIPLEMSEQLSASKFSDGQGIILSESSVKTEKQEHRAHIDVVASITGTPSTTEMKCRSSSDSATHGTPVGLAPRSQDKLCSAGNTVSIVGSEIFNHDMESGLMEDDKEKLLQDDTIEGEIKNQPFMSLNKTGSLDDACVEVASNANKVVSSAMTYIADVYSSANQTNFAGETSNELKPEKLFDLEEPSRIENVNYTTDKFEVKEDTSLSQEDQGSMHLEDTDITTAEPVQQVVSLKNEEETGTDSSGIGMIQTENSVEINEMSEAVSQKAITERQWSLSNLDKDLISPPRPQEGSQDVKGKPDVSNAGYAIPGQLNNEGVKIVENEEAINTETELFVSAKKIIDQSSEGEFRENGIYDPISESIDSETHEKHLCEAFYGGRTGPVSPEEKRNDILNSASKGISEKKSPFNSCLRVTDDMQENSEAACMDNKNMRDEIPANIFQQPAATLEESEAAKQGAESEVNAIAFSNGSQALPPEELTAPITSESFSMTPLDHSLVDGERIANGERVMDLPFVKDFTATMDGNGISARGETDAVKENNIVEEMATSALKVELTDCSGGNVDAEFYDTNMSVTETIIQETDTFGVASTEYLEEMSNAPSAMGSDNSRDLDDPSDKVGLERDCGFSSGVDCLKSTAGIIVDNISVVGTLESTLKSNDLQSGIEVDDPNISAAKQLDAIFTIEEAGVGDGEKASVSHLGFLHGGEQEDVSSFADTPCSKLEIRTAEKEHSQAMDDINNVGGTEISTECKVTREERDWCHINAAGFNDVTDGSFVEGSKIDLEEIAEAKSDDCESSMKTDAALDRIDGLDVNQSPCLDERKSCDLETEEPHGLHFPENIAVDSMEVGTKSCSKLDIMTSVKPEMVVDCSSVSSVCVVSDERKHLENSDESNIFTCMEMSLFLGVEDGVKTPVAMAGDSKYDNLDKAIPECNSSDFEEGDYDMRRDVDDTNFSVEKDGPEDTEETMELRNDFYGQDAIIAAKSPLSKNSEISRESKYLANPDEPNIFTNVEMSLFLGVQYEVKKSDANAGDGAGDGNDVALDKAITECNSSDTKEGDFVARTDVEDTNFSVKNYSPEDTEGTVKDFSGQDAAMADKSSLSKHSEISRECEDLANPDESNIFTNMEMSLFLGVGDEVKNSDAKAGDSNDVTLDKAIPECNSSDFEEGDHVTRTDVEDTTFAVKEDGPEETMELRNDFYGQDAAIAERKDLANPDESNIFTNTEMSLFWGVEDEVKNSDVKAGESNDVPLDKAISECNSSDFKEGNHVEDANFSVVKDGPEDNEATIELRKDILVEDAAVADKSPLPKKSEIRKVVDGEEAAFRTELKLLNASAKKESNSVSVKQLISSIMKSKSKPVFTQRTPKRPIFHDMKENEGSTKRARIGNMTTPKTSSKLRRPLERILD; from the exons ATGGATTTTCATGGCATGAAGAGAAAAGTACTGCAGGGGTTGTGTAAAAAACATGGCGTCCCTGCAAATCTCACTAACCGTGAAATGGCGGATCGTTTGACTTCCATTTTTAAG GAAAATGAAGATCCTGTTTCGTTAGAAGAGTCCAGCAGTATTCCAGAAGAAATATGTAGTGAAAATGAAGCTAAGATTGTCAAAAAGCAGTTAAAGAAAGTCAGGTTTAGTTCTGACAATGAAACCATTGAGTACGAGGTTTCTGTCTATCAGCAGCGTAGAGGAAGGTCTAGGAGGCAAACGTTGTCCAAGAATCCTGCCCAGGTGCTTGAAAATGTTCCAGATAGTGAAGATTCCAGAAACTCTGAGGGCTGCCAAGTTAGAGTCACAAGGTCTAGAGTGCAAAATGCAGTTGAAGAAGCTGTGCATATGGCTCCTTCGCCTCCTGTTGGGAGAAAGAGAGGTAGAGTAGGCAAGAAGGGTAAAGATGCTGAGGAGGTGGTCAGTGATTCTGAGGGTTTAGAATTGGGTCAGAAAGAAGATGTCAAGAATGGTCATGATAAAGTTACTGGTGGGTTAAGAGGGAGGCAGTTACGAAGTAGGAAGAACGTGAGTCAGGAAGGTTCAAAGAAGATAAGGGACGGCAAAGAAGGTGACGAGGTACATTTGTTGGATGACAATTCTGAAGGCAAAAATGGTCCAAAGCAGCAATCAACCAGGAATTCTAGAAAAGGAGATCAGTCTGTGGCATTCAGCAGTGAAGTGGAAAAGGTTGAAGTTGGTTCTAGGGTGACACGGCAGTCAAGCGCACAATCCAAAGATGTAGCTTCTATGGTTGAAAAGGAGGTTAAAATAGTTGGGATAAAGGAAGGGTATGAAGCAGAGAAACCTGTAAGACGATCAAAACGTAATTCGGAGAAAGACTTTGCTACATCAGTGAAAAGTGATACACAGGTGACAGAGGTTCGGGAGCACTCTGAAAAGGATAATGCACTCGTGGAACATCCAGAATGTTCAAGGAGATATTCTTCCAGGCGAAAAGCTGTTGTATCTCAGAGTGGCAAAGGGGGAAATAAGGAAGAATTCTTGAAAGAAGAGACCAGAAAACGAAGCAGGAGTGCTGAATTGGAGGCAATTGTTGAAGAGAGTAGTGAGGTTGAGAAGGTCAAGTGTGTCGTTACTTCACAACAACAAGCCCCCTCGAGGAGGAGCAGACGCAAGACTGTGGCTCTTACCGCTCCAGCTGCCGATTTGGCACCGGCTGTAGGGAAGGGCTCGACTGAAGAATTGGATGCAATTATTGAAGATAGTAGTGAGGTTGAGGGGGCCAAGTATGCAGCAACTTCACAACAAGAAGCCCACTCGAGGAGGAGCAGACGCAAGACTGTGGCTCTTACCGATCTAGCTTCCGATTTGGCATCGGTTGGAGGGAAGGGCTCGACCGAAGAATTGGATGCAATTGTTGAAGATAGTAGTGAGGTCGAGAGGGCCAAGTATGCAGCTACTTCACAACAAGCAGCCCCCTCGAGGAGGGGCAGACGCAAGACTGTGGTTCTTACTGCTCCAGCTGTCGATTTGGTCAATAAGGAAGATATTGGTAGAACGGAGCAGTTAGAGGCACCGGTTGTAGGGAAAGGCACGACTGAAGAATTGGATGCAATTGTTGAAGATAGTAGTGAGGTCGAGAGGGCCAAGTATGCAGCTACTTCACAACAAGAAGCCCCCTCGAGGAGGGGCAGACGCAAAACTGTGGTTCTTACTGCTCCAGCTGCCGATTTGGCCAATAAGGAAGATATTGGTAGAACGGAGCAGTTAGAGGCACCGCTTGTAGGAAAAGGCACGACTGAAGAATTGGATGCAATTGTGGAAGATAGTAGTGAGGTAGAGAGGGCCAAGGGTGCCCTTTCTTCACAACAAGAAGCCCCCTTGAGGAGGAACAGACGCAAGACTGTGATTCTTACTGCTCCAGTTGCAGATTTGGCAAATAAGGAAGATATTGGTAGAACGGAGCAGTTAGAGGCACCGCTTGTAGGCACGACTGAAGAATTGGATGCAATTGTGGAAGATAGTAGTGAGGTTGAGAGGGCCAAGGGTGCCCTTTCTTCACAACAAGATGCCCCCTCGAGGAGGAACAGACGCAAGACTGTGATTCTTACTGCTCCAGCTGCAGATTTGGCAAATAAGGAAGATACGGAGCAGTTGAAGGCACCGCTTCAAGGAAAAGGCACAACTGAAGAATTGGATGCAATTGTACAAGATAGGAGTGAGGTTGAGAGGGCCAAGTCTGCCATCACTTCAGAACACCAATCCCCCTTGAGGAAGAATAGACGCAAGACTGTGATTCTCACTGCTCCAGCTGCCGAGTTGCCAATTAGGGAAGATATTAGTAGAATGGAGCAGTTAAGATCACCGCATCTAGAGAAAGTCTCGACTGAAGAAATACCACGAAAGTCCAGTCGAAATTCTTCTCGACATAGTATTCCTGGAACTTCTAAAGAAGACCAAATTGCTGTTGCAGAAAATGATGACCAGGGAGTTAAGCAACAGACGCAAGAGCGTAATCAGGAAGAAGAAAAGACTTCTGTTCTTAAGCATCATGCCGTAACACAGAAACCCCAAAGAAGCTCCAGTCTTATTACTTCAACAAGTGCCTCTGTTACACCTCCTAATCAGACAGCCGAAGGCATCGAGAAGAAGTTGCCAAGCAAGTCTGGAATGGTGATTGTAGAAGAGGAAGCTGCAATTGTTGAGAGTCTTCCATCTCCTGGAGAATTGTCGGAAGATGCAGGAAACAGGAATAATCTGGATTTGGACGTTAGCAAACAGGTTGTCAAGAATGGTGACGCATGCTCTAATTGGGTTAAACCTTTACCGGTTGAATTTGAAAGCAATGTTATCAACATGGACTCATCTGACGCACCTCCTATAGCTGGTCTTCCATTTGGAGTGAAAAGGGATCTTATAG GTGCAACCTCCACCTTCCTTCACTCGGAGAAAGAATTGACAGTGCTACCAGGTGGTGAAAACACTAATTTCGAGAGTGATGTGTCTGCTGATGATAGCAGAATTCCATTTGGAGAGGCTCAAATCAGAGACAAATTGAAAGCGGATGTTATTAATCTgaataaatttggtgaaagtagtGGTCGGAAGAGTGAACAAGAAGATTGTGTAACACAAGCTGAAGAGATGATTGCTACTGACGTTTCAAATACAGAAGGGATTCCATACATAGTGAGCTCAGTTGAGGCAGCTGAAAATCAAGTGAGTAGTGCACAATCTCATTTTGCTACAGCAGAAACTGATGCTCAAAAGATATTTGATATCCAGCAGAGTACATATAGCAACATTGTTGCCCCAGGAACTCCAAGTGGACCTGCACCAGGAAACCAAT TTGAAGGTAAGTGCCAGGCTGAAGCTGCTGACACTGCAGGAAAAGAGATGTCTTACCAAGAAAGGAGTGAAGATCCAGACGCAGGAAATGAACCCTGTGTTCATGAATCTGTATTAATGTATGAGGAGAATAATGAATTGGTGAAAAATGATGAAGAGATAAGGATACATGATGGTTCCTTTGAAAGCAATTCTTCTCCGTCCTTGAATAGAACTGGTGCTGTTGATAACTCTAACTTGGTTGAATCTAGAATGGTTGATTTTGAAAGCAGTGGTAGCAAAATGGTTTGTCCTGAGATAACTTCTCTAGCTGATATCTTTTCTTCTGGTGGCCAAGAAGATCATGCTG GCAAACCCTCTCGTATTGAAGTGGAGAATTTATTGGAGACACGAGAACTTTCTGAAACACAAGAACTTTCTGAAAacatgaatataaattataatatggATGCTGAAGGAATGAGAACTCCAGTTGCGGAGGATCAGATAAAAGGGAAATTAGAAAATGCCAATACGATTATTGCTGACTCGGTTGAGGAGGTAATTTTCAATGATCTCCTGAACGAACTTGGTCAAAGTATTGGTTTGAAGAGTGAATCAGAAATTCCTTTGGAGATGTCTGAACAACTGAGTGCTTCTAAGTTTTCTGATGGTCAAGGAATTATACTCAGTGAGAGTTCTGTGAAGACAGAAAAGCAAGAACATAGAGCTCATATTGATGTTGTTGCTTCAATAACCGGGACACCAAGTACTACAGAAATGAAGTGTAGATCAAGTAGTGACAGTGCTACTCACGGAACTCCAGTTGGACTTGCACCACGAAGCCAAG ATAAATTATGCAGTGCTGGGAATACTGTCAGCATTGTAGGAAGTGAGATATTCAATCATGATATGGAGAGTGGTTTGATGGAGGATGATAAGGAGAAACTGCTCCAGGATGATACCATTGAGGGTGAAATAAAAAATCAACCTTTTATGTCCTTGAATAAAACAGGTTCTCTTGATGATGCCTGTGTTGAAGTTGCAAGCAATGCTAACAAAGTGGTTTCTTCTGCGATGACCTATATTGCTGATGTTTACTCTTCGGCCAATCAAACAAATTTTGCAG GTGAAACTTCAAATGAGTTGAAACCGGAGAAATTATTTGATTTAGAAGAACCATCGAGGATTGAAAATGTTAACTACACAACtgacaaatttgaagttaaagaGGACACTAGTCTTTCACAAGAGGATCAGGGTTCAATGCACTTAGAGGATACTGACATAACTACCGCTGAACCAGTTCAGCAGGTAGTTTCCTTGAAGAATGAAGAAGAAACAGGTACTGATTCTTCCGGAATAGGAATGATACAAACTGAAAATTCAGTTGAGATTAATGAAATGAGCGAAGCCGTTAGTCAAAAAGCAATAACAGAAAGGCAATGGAGCTTAAGCAATCTTGATAAAGATTTGATAAGTCCGCCAAGACCTCAAGAAGGCAGCCAAGACGTCAAAG GTAAACCTGATGTGAGCAATGCAGGATACGCAATTCCTGGTCAGCTAAACAATGAAGGTGTGAAAATAGTTGAAAATGAAGAGGCAATAAATACTGAAACGGAGTTGTTTGTCAGTGCAAAAAAGATTATTGACCAGAGTTCTGAAGGAGAATTTAGGGAAAATGGTATTTATGATCCAATTTCAGAAAGTATAGACAGTGAAACACATGAGAAACATTTATGTGAAGCTTTCTACGGGGGAAGAACTGGTCCTGTTTCACCAGAAGAAAAGCGCAACGATATATTGAATAGTGCTTCTAAAG GTATTTCTGAAAAGAAATCGCCCTTCAACAGCTGTCTGCGTGTCACTGATGACATGCAAGAAAATTCTGAGGCAGCTTGCATGGATAATAAGAATATGAGGGATGAAATTCCAGCAAATATTTTTCAACAACCGGCTGCTACCTTGGAAGAAAGTGAGGCTGCGAAGCAAGGTGCCGAAAGTGAAGTCAATGCTATAGCGTTTAGTAATGGCAGTCAAGCTTTGCCACCAGAGGAATTGACTGCACCTATTACTTCAGAATCCTTTTCAATGACTCCTCTTGATCATTCGCTGGTGGATGGAGAGAGGATTGCTAATGGTGAAAGAGTTATGGATCTTCCTTTCGTTAAAGACTTTACTGCTACCATGGATGGCAATGGAATCAGTGCGAGAGGAGAAACAGATGCTGTAAAGGAAAATAATATCGTGGAGGAAATGGCAACATCCGCACTGAAAGTTGAGCTTACTGACTGCAGTGGTGGTAATGTGGATGCAGAGTTTTATGACACCAATATGAGTGTCACAGAAACAATAATTCAAGAAACTGATACTTTTGGGGTTGCAAGTACCGAATACCTGGAAGAGATGTCAAATGCGCCTTCTGCTATGGGTTCTGATAACTCTCGTGATCTTGATGATCCAAGTGATAAGGTTGGACTGGAGCGTGATTGTGGCTTTTCCTCTGGAGTAGATTGTTTAAAGTCAACTGCTGGCATAATTGTGGATAACATTTCAGTGGTTGGCACATTGGAGAGCACTTTAAAGAGTAACGATCTTCAATCTGGAATAGAAGTTGATGATCCTAACATAAGTGCGGCAAAACAATTAGATGCTATCTTCACCATTGAAGAAGCAGGGGTCGGCGATGGTGAAAAAGCATCTGTTTCTCATCTGGGATTTTTACATGGTGGTGAACAGGAAGATGTCTCATCATTTGCTGATACACCTTGTAGCAAGCTTGAAATTAGAACTG cagaaaaagaacatTCACAAGCTATGGATGACATCAATAATGTTGGGGGAACTGAAATCTCTACTGAATGCAAAG TTACAAGGGAGGAAAGAGATTGGTGCCATATAAACGCCGCAGGTTTTAATGATGTAACTGATGGTTCCTTTGTAGAAGGGAGCAAGATAGATCTTGAAGAAATTGCTGAAGCAAAGTCGGATGATTGTGAAAGTTCCATGAAAACAGACGCAGCCCTGGATAGGATTGATGGCTTAGATGTGAACCAGTCTCCATGTTTGGACGAAAGGAAGAGTTGTGACCTAGAGACTGAAGAACCGCATGGCTTGCATTTTCCTGAAAACATAGCTGTTGACTCCATGGAAGTTGGAACTAAAAGCTGCAGTAAACTGGACATTATGACTTCAGTGAAACCTGAGATGGTTGTAGATTGCTCTTCCGTTTCCTCAGTATGTGTTGTTTCTGATG AACGGAAACATCTTGAGAATTCCGATGAATCAAACATCTTTACCTGCATGGAGATGAGTTTGTTTCTTGGGGTTGAGGATGGAGTTAAAACACCAGTCGCAATGGCCGGTGACAGTAAATATGATAATTTGGACAAGGCCATCCCAGAATGCAATTCAAGTGactttgaagagggtgattatgATATGAGAAGAGATGTTGATGACACAAATTTCTCAGTGGAAAAGGATGGTCCTGAAGATACTGAGGAAACGATGGAGTTGAGGAACGACTTCTATGGGCAGGATGCAATAATTGCAGCTAAATCTCCCCTTTCAAAGAATTCGGAAATTAGCAGAG AAAGTAAATACCTGGCGAATCCTGATGAACCGAATATCTTTACCAACGTGGAGATGAGTTTGTTTCTTGGGGTTCAATATGAAGTTAAAAAATCAGATGCAAATGCCGGTGACGGTGCCGGTGACGGTAATGATGTTGCTTTAGACAAGGCCATCACGGAATGCAATTCAAGTGACACTAAAGAGGGTGATTTTGTTGCGAGAACAGATGTTGAGGACACAAATTTCTCAGTAAAAAATTATAGTCCTGAAGATACTGAAGGAACAGTCAAAGACTTCTCGGGGCAGGATGCAGCAATGGCAGATAAATCTTCCCTTTCAAAGCATTCAGAAATTAGCAGAG AATGTGAAGACCTAGCGAATCCTGATGAATCAAATATCTTTACCAACATGGAAATGAGTTTGTTTCTTGGGGTTGGAGATGAAGTTAAAAATTCGGATGCAAAGGCTGGTGACAGTAATGATGTTACTTTGGACAAGGCCATCCCAGAATGCAATTCAAGTGACTTTGAAGAGGGTGATCATGTTACGAGAACAGATGTTGAGGACACAACTTTTGCAGTGAAAGAGGATGGTCCTGAAGAAACAATGGAGTTGAGGAACGACTTCTATGGGCAAGATGCAGCCATTGCAG AACGTAAAGACCTAGCGAATCCCGATGAATCAAACATCTTTACAAACACGGAGATGAGTTTGTTTTGGGGGGTTGAAGATGAAGTTAAAAATTCAGATGTGAAGGCTGGTGAGAGTAACGATGTTCCTTTGGACAAAGCCATCTCAGAATGCAATTCAAGCGACTTTAAAGAGGGTAATCATGTTGAGGACGCAAATTTCTCAGTTGTTAAGGATGGTCCTGAAGATAATGAAGCAACAATTGAGTTGAGGAAAGACATCTTGGTGGAAGATGCAGCAGTGGCAGATAAATCTCCCCTTCCAAAGAAATCAGAAATCAGAAAAG TTGTGGACGGTGAAGAAGCAGCCTTCAGAACCGAACTAAAATTGCTAAACGCGAGTGCCAAAAAGGAGAGCAACAGCGTGTCTGTTAAGCAATTGATTTCGTCCATAATGAAAAGCAAGAGCAAGCCTGTTTTCACTCAAAGAACACCAAAGCGACCAATATTCCATGACATGAAGGAGAACGAGGGCAGCACCAAAAGGGCGCGAATCGGCAACATGACTACACCCAAAACATCATCCAAGCTGAGGAGGCCGCTTGAGCGTATCTTAGACTGA